GGATCAAGCAACGCGTCGATGCCCCGGAGGAGGACACCGGCACCACCAGCATCACAGCGACGGTCAAGATCAACGGCGTCGAGACCGAGATCGGCGGCGAAGGAAACGGCCCGCTGGCCGCGTTCGTCCACGCACTGGGGGAGGTCGGGTTCGACGTGGCCGTGCTGGATTACTCCGAGCACGCAATGAGCGCCGGCGACGATGCTCAGGCCGCGGCCTATGTGGAGGCGTCCGTGGGCACGGGTCGTCCTGCCGACGGCGAGCGACGCACGGTGTGGGGGGTGGGCATAGCGCCGTCGATCACCACCGCGTCGCTGCGGGCCGTGGTATCGGCGGTCAACCGGGCTTCCCGCTAGGTGGCGTTAGCCTGGCCCGTCCGGGAGCGTGCTCAGAACAGGGCGAACTGCTCGTTGACCAGGGTGGCGTCGGTGAATTGCTCCATGCTGTTGCCGCCGACGACGGAACCAACGCAGGCCATGAATTGGGCGTCGGAAACCACTGGCACCCCTAGCTGCAGGGCGTGATATCCCTTGCCCTGTTCGGGGGCGGCATCGTTGCACACCACCAGCGAGGTCTCGCGGTCGACGGCATCGGCGTAGGCCAGCCCGGCATGCAGGATCCGTTCGACGAGTTCCTCGTGGGTCCGTCTTACCTCGGCCGCCAGCGCGACCCGCATTCCCTGCACCAGCGGCCTGCCCTGGACATAGCGACCCGGGTTGAGATAGGGACAGGTCATCCGAGCAGCCAGCGCCTTGAGCGGTCGCAGCTCGTCGTGGGTCACCCGGCCGTTGGGCCACCGGCGTCGGGTCACCGGGTGTACCGGCAGCCAAACGTCATGTTCACGCGCGCTCTCTAGGGCGGCTGCCAGTATGCCGGCCAAGACCCGGGCGTCGTCGAATGCGTCGTGCGGCCGTTGCTGGGTCACGCCCCAATGCGCGGCAAGCGTCTCCAGCCGTAGATTGTCGATGTCGAGCTGCAGTCGGCGGGCCAGCTCGACCGTGCACATGACAAAGTCGACCGGGAGTTCGGCCTCGGCGATCTCGGCTTCGGCAGCCAGGAAGGCGTAGTCGAACGCGACATTGTGCGCCACCAGAGTGCGCCCACGCAGCACCTCGACCACGTCATCGGCTACATCGCCGAACTGCGGCTGGTCTTCGAGCATGGCAGCGGTCAGGCCATGCACGTGGGTGGGGCCCGGGTCCACACCCGGATTCAGCAGGCTGACCACGGATTGCTCCAGCCGGCCGAGGGCGTCCAGACCCAGCACTGCAAGGCTGATGATCCGGGCCTGGCCCGGTCGAAAGCCCGAGGTCTCGACGTCGATGACGGCCCAACCCCGGTCCGGGTGGCTGGCCGGCCGTCCCCAGGTGTGGCTCACACGTTGAGGATGGCACGTCCGACCGACATAACCTGGTCGCTGCGCATCGTGTCGGCATTCGAATGGGATGAGCGCGACCCGCTGCACTCGGCAAAAAGCGCCGAGCTTGCGATCGCCCTTAAACTGCCCGGGTGGTTACCACCCGTGCACACCTAGCCCTCGCCGCCGGCGCGAGCGCGCGGTGGGCGTCGCGGGTAACCGGACGCGGGGCCGGGGCGATGATCGGCGGCCTGGTCGCGATGACCCTGGACCGTTCGATTCTGCGCCAGCTTGGGGCGGGCCGGCGCACGGTCGTGCTCACCGGTACCAACGGCAAGTCGACGACCACCCGGATGACTGCTGCCGCGCTGGCAGCGTCGGACCCCAACGGTTCAGTGGCCACCAACGCCGAGGGGGCCAACATGGACGCCGGCCTGGTGGCCGCGCTCGCCGCTGACCGCCACGCCAAGATGGCGGCGCTGGAAGTCGACGAGATGCACGTGCCGCACGTCTTAGATGCAGTAGAAGCTGCGGTCGTCGTTTTGCTCAACCTGTCGCGCGATCAACTCGATCGGGTCGGTGAGATCAACGTGATCGAGCGCACGCTGCGCGCCGGCCTGGCCCGGCACCCGAACGCGGTCGTGGTCGCAAACTGTGACGACGTGCTGATGACGTCGGCCGCCTACGACAGCCCGAACGTCGTATGGGTGGCCGCGGGTGGCGCATGGTCGAACGACTCGGTCAGCTGCCCACGCAGCGGTGAGGTGATCGTCCGCGAACAGGGCCACTGGTATTCCACCGGCGCCGACTTCAAGCGACCCAGCCCGCACTGGTGGTTCGACGACAACACCCTGTACGGGCCCGACGGGCTGGCCCTGCCGATGCGGCTGGCACTGCCCGGCACGGTGAATCGCGGCAATGCCGCTGAGGCCGTCGCCGCAGCCGTCACGCTGGGTGCCGACCCGTCTGTGGCCGTCGCCGCGGTGTCCCAAGTTGACGAGGTCGCCGGGCGCTACCGGACCGTCCGGATCGGCGGGCACGAAGCGCGCATCCTGCTCGCCAAGAATCCAGCCGGCTGGCAGGAAGCGCTGTCGATGGTGGACAAGCACGCGGCTGGAGTGGTCATCTCGGTTAACGGGCAGGTGCCCGACGGCGAGGACCTGTCCTGGCTCTGGGATGTGCGTTTCGAGCACTTCGAGGAGTCCTTCAAAGCGACCCCAGTCGTGGCCGCCGGCGAACGCGGCACCGACCTGGCGGTACGCCTCGGGTATGCGGGAGTGAAGCACACCCTGGTGCACGACACCGTGGCAGCCATCGCATCATGCCCGCCCGGGCGGGTGGAGGTCGTCGTCAACTACACCGCGTTCCTTCAGCTGCAGCGCAGATTGGCGCGCCATGGCTGAATCAATGGTGCGGATCGGGCTGGTATTGCCCGACGTGATGGGCACCTACGGCGACGGCGGCAACGCCGTGGTGCTGCGGCAGCGGCTACTGTTGCGCGGCATCGCCGCCGAGATCATCGAGATCACGCTGGCCGATCCGGTACCGGAGTCGCTGGACCTCTACACGCTGGGCGGCGCGGAGGATTACGCGCAGCGCTTGGCCACCCGGCACCTGCTTCGGTATCCGGGCCTGCAACGCGCCGCGGCTCGGGGTGCCCCAGTGCTGGCGATCTGTGCGGCCATCCAGGTGCTCGGGCACTGGTACGAAACGTCGTCGGGGGAACGGGTCGACGGCGTGGGCATGCTGGACGTCACCACGTCGCCGCAGCAGGCGCGCACCATTGGCGAGCTGGTCAGCAAGCCGTTGCTGGCCGGCTTGACGCAACGCCTCACCGGTTTCGAGAACCACCGAGGCGGTACCGTCCTCGGATCCGCGGCGTCACCGCTGGGCGCGGTGCTCAAGGGTGCGGGTAACCGGGCCGGCGGCGGGGTTGACGGGGTGGCGCAGGGCAGCGTGGTCGCCAGCTACATGCACGGGCCGTGTCTGGCGCGAAACCCCGAGCTGGCCGACCTATTGCTGAGCACGGTTGTGGGTGAGCTGGCGCCACTGGATCTGCCCGAGGTGGATCTGTTACGTCGCGAGCGGTTGCGCGCCTAGGGCCGCCAACCGCGGGCAACGAGCACCTCACGTACCCGCAGCACAACGCCGTCGGGCGCATCCTCGGCGATCACTCGGATGATGGTCCAGCCCAGCTCCGCAAGTTTGCGCAGCCGCCGCTGATCCCATACGTACTGGCGGCGGTCGCTGCGGTGGTGGTCGCCGTCATACTCGACGGCCACCTTGAATTTCTCCCAACCCATATCGAGCACCGCCACGGTGCGGTACCGGTCGACCACCGGTATCTGTGTGGTCGGGGCTGGAAAGTCTGCGTCAATCAAGAGCAACCGCAGCCAGGTCTCCTTGGGCGACGCCGCGCCGGCGTCGACAAGTGGTAACGCAGCCCGCAACCGCCGAATACCACGCGCCCCCGCGCGGCGCTTGGCCAGCAACAACACTTCTTCGGTTGAGAACGGCGTCGCCCGCGACAGCGCGTCCAAGCGCGCCACGGCCTGCCCCCGCGGCAGATGCCGACCGAGGTCGTACGCGGTGCGCGCCAGTGACGTGACCGGCAGGCCACCTACACGGCAAATCTCGTCGTCGCCCAACGTCCCGGCACGAGCGATGAGCCCGGGCGGCGGCCTGGTGTTGGACCAGATCAGCTCGATCGGAACGTCGTCGTCAATCCACTGGGCACCATGCAGCGCAGCGGCAGCGACACCGGCGATGACACCTCGTCGCCCGGATCGCAACCACGCTCCCTCGATCCGGTCGCGAAGCGACGGCTCGTGCTCTTTCCGGACGAAGACGTCACGAAATATGGCCCGATGCCACCGACGCAGCTGGTATTCGGTGAGCCGGCCCTGCGCCAGCGCTTCACTGCCAAGGAACACCTCACGCACGCGGCCATGCTGACAGCAACAACCGACACGTACCGAGGCTGTAGTTGGCGTGCAATAGTTCGAGTGGACCGCACGTCAACTACAGGCTCGGCGAATCAGGCAAGCACGCGGCGGCCGATGAGGGCCCGGCCGAGGGTCAATTCGTCGGCGAACTCCAGATCGCCGCCCATCGGCAGCCCGGAGGCGATCCGCGTCACGGTCAGGCCGGGGATGTCGCGCAGCATCCGCACCAGGTAGGTGGCGGTCGCCTCACCCTCGGTATTGGGATCGGTGGCGATGATCACCTCGGTGATGTCGACATCGTCGACCCGCTCACCGATGCGGCTCAGCAGCTCGCGGATCCGCAGCTGCTCAGGACCAATTCCAGACAACGGATCGAGCGCCCCGCCCAGGACGTGGTAGCGGCCGCGGAACTCTCGGGTGCGCTCCACGGCCTGGATATCTTTCGGCTCCTCGACAACGCACACCACAGCGCCATCTCGACGGGTATCCGAACAAATTCTGCACCGCTCGTCGTCGGAGACGTTTCCGCACACCGCACAGAACCGCACGCCCTCCCGAACCTTCGCCAGCACGGCGGCCAGCCGGTCGATGTCCGACGGTTCGACCGACAACAAATGAAAGGCGATGCGCTGCGCGCTCTTGGGTCCGATCCCCGGCAACTTGCCGAGTTCGTCGATCAGGTCCTGGACGGGTCCCTCAAACATGTCGGTTCAGGTCAGACCCCCGGCGCAGGTGGTACGCCCGGTGCTCCTGGCATACCGGGTGCTCCTGGCATACCGGGTGCTCCTGGCATACCCGGTGCTCCTGGCATACCCGGTGCTCCTGGCATACCGGGTGCTCCTGGCATGCCCGGCCCGGGCGGCGCGGCCGGTGGCGCCGGCGGGCGCATCGCGCCGGCCAGCGCACCCAACCGCTCCTGTGCCATCTTCGTAACTTGCTGAGATGCGTCGCGCATCGCACCGACGATCAGGTCCTGCAAGGTCTCGATGTCGTTCGGGTCGACGACCTTGGGGTCGATCGTCACGCCGATCACCTCGCCGCTGCCTTTGACGACGACCTTGACCAAGCCACCACCGGCTTGACCGTGCACCTCAGAGTTAGCCAACTGTTGCTGGGCCTCCAATAGCTTTTGCTGCATCTGCTGCGCCTGGGCGAGCAGTGCCGACATATCGCCTCCGGGTTGCATGACAGTCCCCTAGCATCTTGGTCTCGAGTTGGTTTCGCCTGCGGTTGCCCGGCGATTCGGAACATTCAGCCTAGACGGCGCCACGTTACCTTTGCGCGGTGGACGTACGAGTTGGCCTGCGTGTCGGATTCGCCGTGGTCGTCGGGGTAATCGTCGCCACGTGGACACCGACTATCCCGGCCGCGACCGCAACCCCCTCCAACATAGCGGGCATGGTCGTATTCATCGATCCCGGCCACAACGGAGCCAACGACGCATCCATCGGCAACCAGGTGCCCACCGGTCGCGGCGGCACCAAGGACTGCCAAGCCAGTGGAACGTCGAGCAACAGCGGCTATCCGGAGCACACCTTCACCTGGGAAACCGCCTTGCGACTGCGGGCCGCGTTGAATGCGCTGGGGGTACGGACCGCCCTGTCACGCGGTAATGACAACGCGCTTGGACCGTGTGTCGATGCGCGCGCCAACATGGCCAACGCGTTGCACCCCAACGCAATCGTCAGCCTGCACGCCGACGGCGGGCCAGCGTCCGGCCGCGGATTCCATGTCAACTATTCGGCCCCGCCGCTCAACGCTGTCCAGGCCGGTCCCTCGGTGCGGTTCGCCGAGATCATGCGCGACCAGCTGCAGGCCTCGGGGATTCCGAAGGCGAACTACATCGGGAAGGACGGCCTGTACGGGCGTTCGGACCTAGCCGGCCTGAACCTGGCGCAGTATCCGTCGATCCTGGTCGAGCTGGGCAACATGAAGAACCCCGCAGATTCGGCGTTGATGGAGTCCACCGAGGGTAGGCAAAGGTACGCCAATGCCCTGTTGCGCGGCGTCGCGGGCTTTCTGGCCACCCAGGGCCTGGCGCGTTAGCCCGCGTGGCCAGGAATTAGCTCTCCAGTTCGCTCTTCAGGTTGGCCAGCACCTCGGCCTGGATCTTCTTCAGCCCCAGCGGCGCAAAGGTCTTTTCGAAGAAGCCCTTGACCCCGCCCGCGCCGTTCCAGGTGGTCTTTACGGTGACGCTGGAACCGGGTCCCGCTGGCGCCACCGTCCAGTTGGTGATCATGGACGAGCTCACGTCCTGCTCGATGACGGTGTGCCCCGCAATGTCCACGTTGACCTGCACGTCGCGAACGCGTGATTCGGTCGCTTGCAGGCGCCACTTGGCGACCGTGCCCCGCCCCTTGCCGCCCTCGAGCACCTGGTACTCGCTGTAGTGCGGGGACAAGATTTTAGGGCGTACGTTTTCATAGTCGACCAGCGCGTCGAGCACGGCCGCGGGTTCGGCATTGATCAAGATCGTGCTGGCTGCGCTCACCTGTCCCATCAGGGCCCAACTCCTCTGTTGTGGTTGCGGGCACCGCCCGGCACGCTTATGCGGGGACGGTAGTCGAGGACTAGGGTATATGTGGTGCCTGTCCCTGGATCTGCACAGTCGGCTTACGCCGCCGGCGTCGAGCAGTTGCTGGCAAGTTATCGATCCATCCCCGCGACTGCGTCCGTCCGCCTCGCCAAGTCCACCTCAAACCTGTTCCGCGCCCGCGTCAAACGCGATGCGCGAGGCCTGGATGTGTCAGGACTGACCGGTGTCATCGGTATCGATCCCGAGGCCCGCACCGCCGATGTGGCCGGCATGTGCACCTACGAGAACCTGGTCGCCGAAACACTGCAATACGGCCTATCGCCACTGGTGGTTCCGCAGCTGAAGACCATCACCCTGGGCGGAGCGGTCACCGGCTTGGGTATCGAATCGGCGTCGTTCCGCAACGGCCTACCCCACGAATCGGTGCTGGAGATGGATATCCTCACCGGCTCCGGCGAACTTCTCACCGTATCGCCCAACCAGCACTCCGATCTGTACCGTGCGTTTCCTAATTCGTATGGCACACTGGGATATTCAACTCGGCTTCGAATCCAGCTGGAGCCGGTCAGTCCGTTCGTCACACTGCGGCACATCCGTTTTCACTCGTTGACAGCGATGGTCGCCGCGATGGAACGGATCATCGATACCGGCGGAGTGGACGGTGAGCCGGTGGACTATCTCGATGGGGTGGTTTTCAGCCCCGACGAAAGCTACTTGTGCATAGGCACGCAAACGACGACGCCGGGCCCGGTCAGTGATTACACCGGCGGAGACATCTACTACCGGTCGATCCAGCACGATACGGAAACCAAAGAAGACCGGTTGACCATCCACGATTACTTCTGGCGCTGGGACACCGATTGGTTCTGGTGCTCACGATCGTTTGGTGCGCAGAACCCGCGGCTGCGCCGTTGGTGGCCGCGGCGCTACCGGCGCAGCAGTGTCTACTGGAAGTTGGTGGCTGCCGATCAGCGCTTCGGAATCACCGCCCGGATCGAGAAGCGCAAGGGTCGTCCCGCACGGGAGCGGGTAGTACAGGACGTCGAGGTGCCAATCGAACGGACCTGCGAGTTTCTGGAGTGGTTCGCAGACTTCGTGCCCATCTCGCCAATCTGGTTGTGCCCGTTACGGCTTCGTGATCACGCCGGCTGGCCGCTGTATCCGATCCGGCCGGACCACAGCTACGTCAACATCGGGTTCTGGTCATCGGTGCCGGTTGGCGCCACCGAGGGCGCCACCAACCGCAAGATCGAGGAGAAGGTGAGTGCACTCGACGGGCACAAATCGCTGTACTCCGACTCCTACTACACCCGCGAGGAATTCGATGAACTCTATGGCGGTGAGGCGTACAACATCGTAAAGAAGGCTTATGATCCCGATTCGCGTCTGCTGGATCTCTACGCAAAGGTGGTGCAACGACGATGACAGCGACAAAGGAGACGAGCCAGCCCACCCGCATCTCTTGGGGCAAACTGAGCATGGCCGAGATCCTGGCGATCTTCACCGCCACGGGGCAGCAACCGCTGAAGTTCACGGCGTATGACGGCAGCACCGCCGGGCAACCCGACGCGCGACTGGGCCTGGACCTTCGGACTCCCCGCGGCGCCACCTACCTGGCCACCGCTCCCGGCGAACTCGGAATTGCCCGCGCCTACATATCGGGCGACCTGCAGACGCACGGTGTGCATCCCGGCGATCCATACGAACTGCTCAAGACGCTGACCGACCGGGTTGACTTCAAACGGCCGTCGGCGCGAGTGCTGGCCAATGTCGTGCGCTCAATCGGCGTGGAGCATTTGCTGCCGATCGCGCCGCCACCGCAGGAGACGCCGCCTCGGTGGCGCCGGATCGCTAATGGCTTGCTGCACAGTAAAACCCGCGACGCCGAGGCCATCCATCACCACTACGACGTCTCCAACACCTTCTACGAGTGGGTGCTCGGGCCGTCGATGACCTACACCTGCGCGGTCTATCCCAACGAAGAGGCGACGCTGCAAGAGGCGCAAGAGAACAAGTACCGGCTGATATTCGAGAAGTTGCGGCTACAGCCGGGTGACCACCTCCTCGACGTCGGTTGCGGCTGGGGTGGCATGGTGCGCTACGCCGCCCGACATGGCGTCCGGGTGATAGGTGCCACGCTATCGGCCGAGCAGGCGAAGTGGGCGCAGCAAGCGATCGAGGACGAAGGATTGGCCGACCTCGCGCAGGTGCGGCACTCCGACTACCGCGATGTGGCCGAGATCGGCTTCGACGCGGTTTCGTCGATCGGGCTAACCGAGCACATCGGCATCAAGAATTACCCCTTCTACTTCGGATTCCTGAAGTCGAAGTTGCGCACCGGCGGCCTGCTGCTCAATCACTGCATTACCCGCCACGACAATAGGTCCACTTCCTTTGCCGGCGGGTTCACCGACCGCTACGTCTTCCCCGACGGGGAGCTGACGGGCTCGGGACGCATTGTTACCGAGATCCAGGAGGTCGGTTTGGAGGTGTTGCACGCAGAGAACTTCCGCCATCACTACGCCATGACGCTGCGCGACTGGTGCCGCAACCTCGTCGAACACTGGGACGACGCGGTCGCTGAGGTCGGCCTGGCAACCGCCAAGGTGTGGGGCCTGTACATGGCGGCTTCGCGGGTGGCCTTCGAACAAAACAACTTGCAGCTGCATCACGTGCTGGCCACCAAGATGGACACCACGGGCGGCGACAACTTGCCGTTGCGGCCCTGGTGGCAGCCGTAAGCTCGCCAGGTCGCCGTCAAACGTTGTCGATGCGGCGGGCGCCCAATTCATTGTGCAGCAGCTCGAGCGCAACCTCTTCCGGGTCCCGACGCGGAGCCGACGAGTCGCTCCGGCCGGCTTCGGCAAGCATGTGCTCCTCTTCGTCGTGCTGAGCGGAATTCGCTTCGGGGGCGGGCTCTTCCGCCTTGGGCGGCAACGAATTCGCCGCTCCGCCAGCGGATGATGTGCCCACCGCCGGCTCCGGCGCACCGGTCTCACACCGCACCCGCCAGTTGACTCCCAGCGCGTCTTTGAGGGCCTCGGCGATGACATCGGCGTTGCGCTGCTCGGACAGCCGCCGCGCCAGCGGTGCCGAATCATGGGTTAGCACCAGTGTGT
The nucleotide sequence above comes from Mycobacterium decipiens. Encoded proteins:
- a CDS encoding type 1 glutamine amidotransferase, giving the protein MVRIGLVLPDVMGTYGDGGNAVVLRQRLLLRGIAAEIIEITLADPVPESLDLYTLGGAEDYAQRLATRHLLRYPGLQRAAARGAPVLAICAAIQVLGHWYETSSGERVDGVGMLDVTTSPQQARTIGELVSKPLLAGLTQRLTGFENHRGGTVLGSAASPLGAVLKGAGNRAGGGVDGVAQGSVVASYMHGPCLARNPELADLLLSTVVGELAPLDLPEVDLLRRERLRA
- a CDS encoding SRPBCC family protein is translated as MGQVSAASTILINAEPAAVLDALVDYENVRPKILSPHYSEYQVLEGGKGRGTVAKWRLQATESRVRDVQVNVDIAGHTVIEQDVSSSMITNWTVAPAGPGSSVTVKTTWNGAGGVKGFFEKTFAPLGLKKIQAEVLANLKSELES
- a CDS encoding Rv3717 family N-acetylmuramoyl-L-alanine amidase; translated protein: MDVRVGLRVGFAVVVGVIVATWTPTIPAATATPSNIAGMVVFIDPGHNGANDASIGNQVPTGRGGTKDCQASGTSSNSGYPEHTFTWETALRLRAALNALGVRTALSRGNDNALGPCVDARANMANALHPNAIVSLHADGGPASGRGFHVNYSAPPLNAVQAGPSVRFAEIMRDQLQASGIPKANYIGKDGLYGRSDLAGLNLAQYPSILVELGNMKNPADSALMESTEGRQRYANALLRGVAGFLATQGLAR
- a CDS encoding class I SAM-dependent methyltransferase, with translation MTATKETSQPTRISWGKLSMAEILAIFTATGQQPLKFTAYDGSTAGQPDARLGLDLRTPRGATYLATAPGELGIARAYISGDLQTHGVHPGDPYELLKTLTDRVDFKRPSARVLANVVRSIGVEHLLPIAPPPQETPPRWRRIANGLLHSKTRDAEAIHHHYDVSNTFYEWVLGPSMTYTCAVYPNEEATLQEAQENKYRLIFEKLRLQPGDHLLDVGCGWGGMVRYAARHGVRVIGATLSAEQAKWAQQAIEDEGLADLAQVRHSDYRDVAEIGFDAVSSIGLTEHIGIKNYPFYFGFLKSKLRTGGLLLNHCITRHDNRSTSFAGGFTDRYVFPDGELTGSGRIVTEIQEVGLEVLHAENFRHHYAMTLRDWCRNLVEHWDDAVAEVGLATAKVWGLYMAASRVAFEQNNLQLHHVLATKMDTTGGDNLPLRPWWQP
- a CDS encoding FAD-binding oxidoreductase; translation: MVPVPGSAQSAYAAGVEQLLASYRSIPATASVRLAKSTSNLFRARVKRDARGLDVSGLTGVIGIDPEARTADVAGMCTYENLVAETLQYGLSPLVVPQLKTITLGGAVTGLGIESASFRNGLPHESVLEMDILTGSGELLTVSPNQHSDLYRAFPNSYGTLGYSTRLRIQLEPVSPFVTLRHIRFHSLTAMVAAMERIIDTGGVDGEPVDYLDGVVFSPDESYLCIGTQTTTPGPVSDYTGGDIYYRSIQHDTETKEDRLTIHDYFWRWDTDWFWCSRSFGAQNPRLRRWWPRRYRRSSVYWKLVAADQRFGITARIEKRKGRPARERVVQDVEVPIERTCEFLEWFADFVPISPIWLCPLRLRDHAGWPLYPIRPDHSYVNIGFWSSVPVGATEGATNRKIEEKVSALDGHKSLYSDSYYTREEFDELYGGEAYNIVKKAYDPDSRLLDLYAKVVQRR
- a CDS encoding DEDDh family exonuclease; amino-acid sequence: MSHTWGRPASHPDRGWAVIDVETSGFRPGQARIISLAVLGLDALGRLEQSVVSLLNPGVDPGPTHVHGLTAAMLEDQPQFGDVADDVVEVLRGRTLVAHNVAFDYAFLAAEAEIAEAELPVDFVMCTVELARRLQLDIDNLRLETLAAHWGVTQQRPHDAFDDARVLAGILAAALESAREHDVWLPVHPVTRRRWPNGRVTHDELRPLKALAARMTCPYLNPGRYVQGRPLVQGMRVALAAEVRRTHEELVERILHAGLAYADAVDRETSLVVCNDAAPEQGKGYHALQLGVPVVSDAQFMACVGSVVGGNSMEQFTDATLVNEQFALF
- a CDS encoding Mur ligase family protein, with the protein product MVTTRAHLALAAGASARWASRVTGRGAGAMIGGLVAMTLDRSILRQLGAGRRTVVLTGTNGKSTTTRMTAAALAASDPNGSVATNAEGANMDAGLVAALAADRHAKMAALEVDEMHVPHVLDAVEAAVVVLLNLSRDQLDRVGEINVIERTLRAGLARHPNAVVVANCDDVLMTSAAYDSPNVVWVAAGGAWSNDSVSCPRSGEVIVREQGHWYSTGADFKRPSPHWWFDDNTLYGPDGLALPMRLALPGTVNRGNAAEAVAAAVTLGADPSVAVAAVSQVDEVAGRYRTVRIGGHEARILLAKNPAGWQEALSMVDKHAAGVVISVNGQVPDGEDLSWLWDVRFEHFEESFKATPVVAAGERGTDLAVRLGYAGVKHTLVHDTVAAIASCPPGRVEVVVNYTAFLQLQRRLARHG
- a CDS encoding DUF559 domain-containing protein — protein: MREVFLGSEALAQGRLTEYQLRRWHRAIFRDVFVRKEHEPSLRDRIEGAWLRSGRRGVIAGVAAAALHGAQWIDDDVPIELIWSNTRPPPGLIARAGTLGDDEICRVGGLPVTSLARTAYDLGRHLPRGQAVARLDALSRATPFSTEEVLLLAKRRAGARGIRRLRAALPLVDAGAASPKETWLRLLLIDADFPAPTTQIPVVDRYRTVAVLDMGWEKFKVAVEYDGDHHRSDRRQYVWDQRRLRKLAELGWTIIRVIAEDAPDGVVLRVREVLVARGWRP
- a CDS encoding YbaB/EbfC family nucleoid-associated protein codes for the protein MQPGGDMSALLAQAQQMQQKLLEAQQQLANSEVHGQAGGGLVKVVVKGSGEVIGVTIDPKVVDPNDIETLQDLIVGAMRDASQQVTKMAQERLGALAGAMRPPAPPAAPPGPGMPGAPGMPGAPGMPGAPGMPGAPGMPGAPGMPGAPGVPPAPGV
- the recR gene encoding recombination mediator RecR → MFEGPVQDLIDELGKLPGIGPKSAQRIAFHLLSVEPSDIDRLAAVLAKVREGVRFCAVCGNVSDDERCRICSDTRRDGAVVCVVEEPKDIQAVERTREFRGRYHVLGGALDPLSGIGPEQLRIRELLSRIGERVDDVDITEVIIATDPNTEGEATATYLVRMLRDIPGLTVTRIASGLPMGGDLEFADELTLGRALIGRRVLA